TGACGTGGTTCCCCGCTCGGAGCATCGTCTTCTGGGTACGGTGCTCTGCCAAACGGGGGGCATGCGAACCTACGCGGTCGAGGGATCGGTCTTCGTCGCGGGAAGCCTCGTTCAGTGGTTGCGCGATACACTCGGGATCATCTCCAGCGCGGCCGAGACCGAGGCGCTGGCCCGCTCGATTTCCGATAGCGGGGGCGTGACGATCGTGCCGGCCCTGACGGGGCTCGGCGCGCCGCACTGGCAGCCGGAGGCGCGCGGCCTGATCGCGGGGTTGAGCTTTGCGTCGGGAAGGGCCCAGATCGCCCGCGCCGCGCTCGAAGCGATGGCGCACCAGACCCACGAGCTTGCCGAAGCTTTCTCTGCCGATGGCGCGCCGTGGTCGCGCCTGCGCATCGATGGCGGGATGAGCGCCAATGACTGGATGGCGCAGGATCTCGCCGACATTCTCGATCTGGAAGTGGAGCGGCCCGATTTCGTGGAAACGACCGCCCTTGGCGCGGCGATCTGCGCGGCGAGAGGAGCCGGGCTTTATGCCTCGATCGAGGACGCTGCCGAGGCGATGCGCGGATCGACGCGAACTTTCAGCCCGGACATGGATGGTGCGCAGCGCGAGTTCCGGCTCGCCAATTGGCGCAGGGCGCTGGGCGCAGTCTAGCTCAGCCTGCGGCGAAAGCCTGGGCGAGCCGACCGTGAATGCGGCTGACCGCGGACTCCCCCAGCGTCGACCGGTCCGCATCGAGCCGGCTGGCGCGGGCGTGGAGCCGTTCGGTGTCGCGGATCAGCGCCCGCGTCTGCGGCGCCAACTGCGCCAGTTGCCGCTCGTCCGAACCGCGATCGGCTTGCAAGGGGCCGGCATTGCGCAATTGCTGTTCCGAAAGCTCGCCGGAAAGAAACGCCCGCTGGTTCAGCAGCCAGGCCAGGACATGCATGATCCGCGTGGTGGTCTTCAACCCTTCGATCGAGAGCGCGATACGCGATTCGTCGCGATCCGATTGTGCCGGTTCGCGGGTCCTGAGGTCGAACACCTCGCGCGCCTCGTCGGCGAGCACCAGTGCCTCGGCATAGAGATCCTCGATAATGGTGCGGCTGAATTCGGCAGTGGGCATCGACGTGATCGTAACGGTGGCAGCGGTCATAGGCGTGCGGAACTAGGGGCTCTCGCTCGCCGGGACCAGCGCATTAACCACGATTGTCCCTTAACGAGATGGTCGCGGCGCTCAGGCGATGATGTCGGGCAGCAGCGTGTCCTCGATTACGGCGATCTGGTCGCGGATGCGCAGCTTGCGCTTCTTCAGGCGCGCGATCTGGAGCTGGTCGGAGAAGCCCTTCTCGCGCCCCGCCTCGATCAAGGCGGAGATGGCGGTGTCGAGATCGCGGTGCTCGCTCCTCAGCATTTCCAGCCTTTTGCGAAGCTCCTGCTCGTTCACCCCTACCTCGCCCGAAATCCTCTGGCGGGCGAAACCGTTCGCCGCTCCTCAGAATGCGCTGACCGGTAATCGAACGCCCGGGGGTTCGCAAAAGATTAAAGGTATGTTCTGATGATCCTCCGGCGGCTCGAACCGCAAAGGACGAGTCGCCTTCAAGCAGGGGTCCCAAGCCCCCAACCTACCTTTGGCAGGAGACAGTCCAATGCAATCACCCCACGTCGAAGCGCTCCAGACGAAGCACGCCGGTCTCGAGGCGCAGTTGCGCCAGGAACAGAACCGTCCGGCGCCCGACGATGCGGTGATCCGCCAGATCAAACGACAGAAACTGCGGATCAAGGAAGAACTCGCCGGGGCCTAGTTCTCTCCCTTACCAAATGGCGGCGCGCTGCTATACCTTCGGGTCATGACAGCCGCCGCCAGCGCCCGCCAGATTCTTACCGGCCTCCACGAGGTCATGGCTGGACGCACCCACGCGCAGGCGAAGCTCGACGCGGTGGTCGAGATCATCGGCGAAAGCCTCGATAGCGAGGTCTGCTCGATCTATCTCCTGCGCGAAGGTGCGCTCGAACTCTATGCGACGCGCGGGCTCAACCCCGAAGCGGTGCATGTCACTCGGCTGGGGCTGGGAGAAGGGCTCAACGGCATCATCGCCGCGAATATCGCGACGCTCAATCTCGCCGAGGCGAAAGCCCATCCCGATTTCCTCTACCGCCCGGAGACGGGGGAGGATAAGTTCCATTCCTTCGCCGGAGTGCCGATCGTATATCGCGAGCGGGCGGTGGGCACGCTGTGCGTCCAGCATGTCGAGCCGCGGCGCTACGAAGAGGTCGAGATCGAAGCGTTGCAGACCACCGCCATGGTCCTGTCCGAGCTGATCGCCCATCACGAGCTGGTTGACGGCGAGCACGCCCTTGCCTTCGGCGAGGCGCATACGGGCCCCGAGGTGCTGAAAGGCTTCGCGCTGGTGAAGGGCCTTGCCGCCGGCGGCGCCGTGTTCCACCAGCCGCGCGTCGCGATCGATCAGGTCATGGCCGACGATATCGAGGCCGAGCGCCAGCGTGTCTATCGCGCCTTCGACCGGATGCGCGAGCAGATCGACGCGATGGGCCGCGAACCCGAATTCGGCAAAGGCGGCGAGCATGACGAAGTGCTCGAGACCTACAAGATGTTCGCCTATGACGAGGGCTGGTCCCGGCGCATTAACGAGGCGATCGATTCCGGCCTCACCGCCGAAGCGGCGATCGAGCGGGTGCAGCAGCGCACCCGGATGCGGATGCGCGAGATCGACGACCCGCTGCTGGCCGATCGGATGCACGATCTGGAGGACCTGTCGAACCGGCTGTTGCGGATCGTCTCGGGACAGCTGGGCACCGCCGCGACGCAGGGGCTGCGGCGCGACACGATCCTCATCGCACGCAATCTCGGCCCGGCCGAACTGCTCGAATACGACCGCCGCCGACTGAAGGGCGTGGTGCTGGAGGAAGGCTCGGCCACCTCGCATGTCGTGATCGTTGCCCGTGCGATGGGCGTGCCGGTGCTGGGCCGGGTCGCCGGGATCGGCCGCCTCGTTTCGGAAGGCGACGAGGTGCTGCTCGATGCCGAGAAGGGGACGGTCACCCTGCGCCCCTCGCAGCCGATGCGCGACGCGTTCGGCGC
The genomic region above belongs to Qipengyuania spongiae and contains:
- a CDS encoding DUF1465 family protein is translated as MPTAEFSRTIIEDLYAEALVLADEAREVFDLRTREPAQSDRDESRIALSIEGLKTTTRIMHVLAWLLNQRAFLSGELSEQQLRNAGPLQADRGSDERQLAQLAPQTRALIRDTERLHARASRLDADRSTLGESAVSRIHGRLAQAFAAG
- a CDS encoding YdcH family protein, with the protein product MNEQELRKRLEMLRSEHRDLDTAISALIEAGREKGFSDQLQIARLKKRKLRIRDQIAVIEDTLLPDIIA
- a CDS encoding YdcH family protein; translated protein: MQSPHVEALQTKHAGLEAQLRQEQNRPAPDDAVIRQIKRQKLRIKEELAGA
- the ptsP gene encoding phosphoenolpyruvate--protein phosphotransferase, which gives rise to MTAAASARQILTGLHEVMAGRTHAQAKLDAVVEIIGESLDSEVCSIYLLREGALELYATRGLNPEAVHVTRLGLGEGLNGIIAANIATLNLAEAKAHPDFLYRPETGEDKFHSFAGVPIVYRERAVGTLCVQHVEPRRYEEVEIEALQTTAMVLSELIAHHELVDGEHALAFGEAHTGPEVLKGFALVKGLAAGGAVFHQPRVAIDQVMADDIEAERQRVYRAFDRMREQIDAMGREPEFGKGGEHDEVLETYKMFAYDEGWSRRINEAIDSGLTAEAAIERVQQRTRMRMREIDDPLLADRMHDLEDLSNRLLRIVSGQLGTAATQGLRRDTILIARNLGPAELLEYDRRRLKGVVLEEGSATSHVVIVARAMGVPVLGRVAGIGRLVSEGDEVLLDAEKGTVTLRPSQPMRDAFGARFEKTRARQATYAALRDVEPFTRCGTRINVMMNAGLRDDVSALQLTGADGIGLFRTEFQFLVSATLPQRERQQRLYRDVLDAAGDKPVVFRTVDIGGDKAVPYLSSEALDREENPAMGWRALRLSLEREGLLKAQARALLEAAAGRRLNVMFPMVSEPWEFDAAKAVFETQADFLRSRRKLLPEEIRYGAMLEVPALAEVLELIAPRLSFLSVGTNDLTQFLFAADRANPKLAERYDWLSPAILRFLDRVARGVVGYPIEIGVCGEMGGRRLEALALLGIGYRRLSITPASVGPIKELVRKIDLAEISAAMKEWLASPPPDMRAALTGWAQEHDIEID